In Prinia subflava isolate CZ2003 ecotype Zambia chromosome 8, Cam_Psub_1.2, whole genome shotgun sequence, the genomic window TCTCTGTTCTTGGccacagaagcagctgcagaaccTGGAGGACGCCTGTGATGACATCGTGCTGCTGGACGATGCCGATGCCCACCTCATCCCCTACCAGATCGGGGATGTCTTCATCAGCCACTCCCTGGAGGAGACACAGGAGATGCTGGAGGAGGCCAAGGTGtgtctggagctgctggagcgaGCTGTCTGTGTGCTGGGCACTGTCTGTGCATCCTCTGGAGCTTCCACAGCCTGAAATTCCTGTTGGATTTGGGATCTGAGTCGCTCCAAAGGCGCTCCAGCCATAAATGCTGCAGCCAGACCTGGCAATAAGTTGGCAAAGCAGCTCCTCTTTGTTGGTTCTGTGTCGCTGACAAACCTGGCTCAGTTTGTTGTACagaactggatgatttttatttgtatttttctttttcagaggaGTCTACAAGAGGAAATTGAAGCGTTGGAATCGCGAGTGGAGTCGATCCAGAGGGTGTTGTCTGACCTCAAAGTCCAGCTCTATGCCAAGTTTGGAAATAACATAAATCTGGAGGCTGAGGACAGTTAAAGCTTTTCTAAACACAACAACTTTTCTTAGGTTATTAAATGTTTTGATAACATTGCTGCAATTAcatttgagaaaagaaaatccatccCTTTCtctttgttgtgttgtttttttttttttactttcctgtAAAGTTCTGTATATTTAATAAGAACTTTCTTATTTTGGTTATtgcagttatttatttattcaggaAAACTCTGACTTCACACTGTTGCTGAAGCAGCAAGATTGGAATATTTGCATTGTTTATTAAGGCAATAAAGCCAGGCACGTATTGGagttttctgggttttattttccactCATGAGAAGGTTTAAAACAAATGGAGAGAAGGAATTTTGGGGTGGCTGTTGGATAAAAGCTGTGTGATACAGGGTGATGctgttcaggtttttttaagggCCCTTCTGGAGCTCCCAAATTCGTCCTCTGTGTTTCACCCTTAGCTCAGGTGCCAGGAATTTGCCAGAGGACAAACAAGGGCTCTTAAAAGCTCAATTGGTAGTGAGGAAAAGCTTTTGGAACCCCCATATTCACTCATTTACTGCTTTAGAGTTGGGACTCCCAAAAAGTGCTGCAAGTCACAGTGGTGAGCCTTAATTCCTAATTTCCCTGAACAGTTCCTAAATCCATATTTATGCAGTGAATTGGTGCCACAGTTGTTTGTAGGTTTCATTGCAGTGCCAGCATCAATCCCTGATCTGTGCCTCCGTCACTAGGAGGGGCTGAACGTCCTTTTTAAATGTCTTAATTGGCTAAATTAGTATTTATAACCAAAGGAAATACAAGCAAGGGGTGTTTTTTCCAGGTGGAAACTGGAGTCTGACCCATAGCAAGGAGCACCCAGCAGATGGCATCAGAGATCTGGGAATGCCAGGCTGGGGcaagccctgccaggctggcagtgctggcagtgccactgctgctggagtGACAAAGCTTTGGGGGCTTTAACAGCTCCAAAGCCACCGCTGTGCTGAGcctgtcactgctctgcagggatttcAAATGAAATTGGGAATTTCACCTCCAGCTGGGCCACAGGAGGGATGTGGCATCactggggggaaatgggggtTGGGgcggtttgggttggaagggagcttagAGAGGATTCATTTCCAAACCTCCAGGGTGTGCAGATCCTCAGGATCTTTGATCCTGACACTGGGATTGGCCATGAACACAGTGCTGGTGTTCAGGGGACTGCTCAGTGTGTGCTCAGTGCCACACACCTgattttctctccctgcagggtTCCACGTGTGTGATGCATTTTTCCTGTTGGCTTCATCCTTGCTACAAAAACGTGAGGGTTTTTTGCACCTGGGGTGTCCAATTTCCTCGTGTGCTCTGGACAATTGAGTTTGCAAGTCGTTACACCTCGGAGTTTTTCAGCTCAGCCTctgaatttttgttgtttgcagagctgtgccaagcCATCATTTGGTATTTTTGTAAGTGTAAAGCAGAACGTGCAGGAAGCACTTTTTTTATTCTGGAGTTGTCATTGTAGAAGTGGCTTTGCAGATGGTGCTTCAGCTGCTGGGGAGTGTTTGACAGCATCCTGGCTTTGCCTTTTAATAACCTTTCTGTCATGAAGATTTGCAATTGCTTTTGAGTTGGCACTTCCTCTCTTCAGCACCCCATGCTCTaagggctttttatttttggtagATTGGAATCTTATCTCTGATAATGTTTCCTTTACCTGATCAAGGGAGCTGTGAGAGCAGCCCGTGAATCAACCCCTGGTGCTCTGTTCACCCCTGGACATCACAGGGATCATTCAGGTGCACTTGGCAatgtaaatgtttaaatatCCTGGTCAGAATGCCAAGAGTTTATTGTCATTGTGTCGGCCAGGGAGTGACATTTGTAAGGCACCTGGAGGATGAAATGTGTCACAAAGTTCTTTTACTCTCAGGGCTTGTGGAGTGCTGGGCCCAGGATCCCTGACTGATGGAATCACCCATTCAGCTTTGTTTTTGTCTGAAAATACAATTTCAATTTGGTTTTGCAAGTCACAGAGTCACCCATGGCTGGTTTTTCCCTTGGCTGCAGCAATTAAAGCAGTAAAATACAGCTGAAATTCAGCTCATTTGGGTGCCTGCTTCAAGGAGGGCCCAGTTTTTTAAGGCTTGATAAAACCTCTGGCAGACAGGTGGGATTCAATTCCTGCATTTCAGGTATTTGCAAGGcttgtttgtgtttctgtgccTCTGATACAGAAATGTTCCCCACAGGATGATCTCCCTTATCAATCCCCATTTTCTCCAGCAGATCTGGGATCCCTTTACACTCCACGACAGAAATGTGGTGGATAATTATTCAGTAATTACAGGAAATGGTGCGTAGCTGAAGCACTGAGAATTTTGTAGTAATAAAATCACATCCAAGGACAAAGAGAGCCTGAATTCTGAATGCTGAAGCCACATTTTCTGTAGGAACAACACAACTGAGCAGTTTGGTTTGCGTGAGTCAGTGGTTCAGATAATTTATCTAATGTTATTCTAATAGTCTGATTcatgagagggaaaaaaatatgaatatatatagGCATAATAAGGCCtgacagaaattatttacaaCCAACTTTGTCTTTATTTAGATTGCATGAGTCATGcagaaaaccaaattattctgtaatttaacttcagctgctggtggggctgcACAGAACACCAAACACAGGCCAGGGAGGATTCCcccagcaggagatggagcaggtTTGCAGTAAGGAGAATTCCATACAGCTGATAAAAGGTGgaataaaaaagggaataaaaagttATAAACGTGAGGAGAACATCAGGATGTGCTCGGTGTTGGACTCCAGGCTAGCCCAGGACTGCTCCCAGCTGTTCCCTAAGGAAAAATTCCTGTTGGATTTCTCACCACAGCCcagcaaagggaggaaaaatcTTGTTCAGGGGAGTTTTAGAGTCTGACAAGTTTTACCCTTTAAGCACAGGACAGAATTCCATCAAATCATCAAATTTGGGTggtttttcctgccttttctgtAACAAACAGGGCTGTGCACACCAGACTTACAATGCACAGCTTTGGGggcttttaaaattctatttagAGTTAAATTTCTGCTGCCTCTTGGGTGTCTGGGATAAATCTGAATTTAACCAAGCTCCTGTGTAAGGCCTGGCCTTTGACCAACAACCTACAGCACAcaaattcatatttatttataaataaaccTGGCTGCCTTTGGGTACAATCAACTCAGAGGAAAATTATTAATCCCAACACACATGGCCGAGGAACTGCTGGCAACTCCAACACTGCTTTTTATTAACACCTGgggggaaaataataaaacttccAGTTCCACTGCTGTTGTGAAAGCATTTTCCCCTGCAGTTTTTAATCTTGCTGTTAAAAGTTCAGCCAGAAGAGCTTTGGTTTCCTTCTGAAAATGTCTCCCAGCACTGATGTTGAACATATCAGGGATCAAACAGCCTCTGGGAGAGGTGTTGAAACTAAAGTTTGTCTCTGTTGGTAGGGTTGGGGATGTGTCCAGGTGTTTGTTATGTGTGTGCTGCCTAAAACAAAGAATTGTGGTGGTTTCAGCTCCTGAGGAGTCGTGGGTGAGCTGGAGATGTTCAGGATGGCATCTACAGCAGGTGACTTCGACTCtgcagaaaatgctgctgcaaCACGTGTgcagacaaataaaaattactatttaaaaccagaaatgttcAAGTTCACTATTTTTATATAAAGGAACAAAATGGACCTCACCGGAGACAAATTTTGGTCCTAGTGCCACATTTTATTGCAGTTACAATGCTTGATTTTAGACAAGAGGTGGGAAAATCAACTGCAGGATTCAGCTGGGTACAGCAGCAAACCCATTCCCGCTGTCAGACACAGGATCGGGTTGTGTTCATCCTCCTTTGGGGCAGCCTTCACACCTTTGGATTATTTACAAAAAGCTTTGGAAGTTTTGCTGACCAAACTGCTTTCCAGTGAGAAAATAACAACTTTTTCTGAAGAAGGGAGATTTATTTTTGCCCAGTTCTAAGGAAGTGAttggagctggcagctctgttaTGAACTCAGAGGATTTTTTCAGATGTTATGTGGCCACCAAGACTTCCACTGGAGGAAGAAGAGTCAGTAACAAATGCTTAGCTGTAGTGAGAATTATTCTGTTGCCTGTGGACTGTTTTAAGATCCGATTTTGACTTTTCTCAAAATAATTGTGCTGCAGGAGATCAGGCACTGAGACAGTAATTGCAGTTCTGACAGCATCACCACGGAACGTTCCTGACTATCCCAGCTCCCAGTTTCAGTTCATTATTTCACCAGCTGTGTCACCTTCCTTTCCTTGGGGACTGAAGGGATTTAGCAAGTTCATTGAGACTCTGAAGTGCTGGGTTCAGAGAAGCCGTGGATAGGAtggattttctgtttgcagtcaagtattttaattatcaagttaaaaatctgtcttttcctTCAAACACAGAACACTTCTTGTGTGGGGTGGAGATTTGGTgtgcagagctttaaaaaaactcaaccAGCTACAGAAAAATCTGAGTCCAGagctgaattatttttgtttttagtgCTTGAGTTTGGTTGATGGCAGTGCGTCCTGTCGATTGCAGATAAACAGATAAATTAGCAGATAATTAGTTCCAGTAAGCACAGAGCATTCAGCAGCACGAAGCTGATATTTCCAGGGATCTCATTTCACCATTGGCTGAAAAACATGTTTAACATTTTCTGCAAACCAGAAAATGACTTCTTTTGTCTCCCTCTGCTGTTTGatttgctctgctgcctttgcccaCCGCGTTTTTCCCGTTTTTCCCCGAGCCTCTCTGTAACTCTGATGATGAAATGTGCAATTAAGGCTTAAGCACTATTAGCATAAGGGATTTGGGAATTAGGATGAGGCTGTAACACTGACACCAAATGGAAATGGGAGCAAAGGTGTTATAAATGTCCCTGCGTTTATCACAAAGGTGTGACTTTCACCTTGCACAAGGGCTGGGTGTGCAAATTCCTCAcggggaggaggcagcaggacccctggagcagcagcagcccgggAATGGATTTATCCACAGTAATTTCTGGAACTGTGTGTGTGCTGACAGCATACAAACGGCACAGCgcaaattatattattttaactTGTTTATCAACTTGTCATCACAGCCCTTTTCTTATTCCCCCCCAGTGCAGCGGTGTAAATCTGACTCATGCAGAGAAAGTCACAAAGATGCACTGGCCTGTCTGGATTTCCAGCAATATTATGATGAGAAATGCATTAATTTGTCTGTATGGAAAGGATTTAAAGGTTGTTGCATTCATTTGTTACCAGAGCCTGAGCACTTAATCATACAGACTCACTGCAGCAAGGAAATTATCTCTTCTTCTCAACTCCATTAACAGCACTTTTACAGAGtcctgaaaaatataaatattggAGGATGTTAATGGAAATGACACCTGTAGCTGATGTATTGGTGCCAGGAAATGTGATTAAGTGCCCTGTTAATTAACTCCTTTGCTCTGGTACTTTAAAAAGTGGAgtcattttttaaaggaagctgAACTGCCTAGAAAAGGGCACTGCTCAGATCTGGGGCTTTTACCTGGAGAATTTTACCTGCTTCTGATTTTAAATGCTTCACCTCAATTGCACACCTGATTTCCAAGACCCCAGCAGAGATACAAAGCTGGAAAATCAGTCACAGGACCTGTTCATGcctatttatttcctttggttGAAATGTCTGAGATATTGTCAGGATAATTTTAAAACACCCCAAATAAAACGGGCATGTAGAGCCCTTGTCTAAGATGATGATTAACGCGCAGAAATGAGATTGACACCATCAGGATGCTCCTCTTTAAATGCTCCTCCTCTGGCccaggcaggctgcagagctggggacaaaCCCCTCTGACACTCCTCACCGTGTGCAGCTCATTACTGGGCATAAATCATTCCAGGCTTTCCACAGGATTTCCTGCCAAGCTCTGTCCATGTGTTTCAGAGTGGTTCAACCTCGGTGAAGACACACAGAAGGCTTTTctctattaaaaacaaaaaaaaaggcaccttTTGGTTGAGGAAATTAGAGCCAGCAGCGTTCAGCTGCACCTTTCTGAACAGCAGTTCgttaatattaatatttcccTGTTTAACAGGGgaatattaatttcatttgttcttttctgagcTGCTTTCATTGACAGAACCACTCTGATAACAGCAGCGATAAAAAATCACCAGCCCAGCTCCGACACCCTTCACAACCACGGGACACGAGCTCGCCTGTGGCTGCCCTCATTTGCATTCTGCAGCTGTTAATGAGTTAATGACGGGTGCGGGTTTAATGAACAGAGCACCAATGGAGAGACAGGGGAGGGGATCAGAGCTGGTTTAATTAGCCCATCTCCAGGTCATTAACTGCATAACTACCTGCGCACAGCTGATCATTATCCTCCCGTGGCACTGATGAATTTGAGGTTGTTTGGattgggaaaaatggggaaaatgggaaaaatgctGAGATCCTTTCCAcgagcagcccagggctgcactggACCCTGAGCACACCCTGCGTGCCTCCCTTCACCCCTCATGCTGCTGCAAATTGGGTTTAATTAGGATTTGCCAGCCTGACTTTCAATTAACTTTGCTGCAGGTGGACAGGAAATGCTCCAAATGTCTGCAGGGCTTTGCAAGAAGAATCAAGCAAcaagcatttcatttttcacaaagGAGCTGCTGAGTGTTCTGACATTTCTAGAGGCTGATCCTGGATGTGTTGTCCTTGAACTCAGAGATGCCTCAGCTCCCAGAATCACGTGTAAACCAATAGAACATAATCCCTACCCCTGATCATTCTGGAGTGGATTTTTGGCAACTGTAACACACTTCtcaaataaatgtaatttattttagcTGCTCTGAAAAGGGTGGCTTAAAATGTGCACGGGGTAATTTTTTCTGAGAGGTTGCAAACCTGTTTAATCCATTTTCCCCTGCACTTTACACGTGTAATTGCACTTGCCTGCAACGAGCGTTTGAGTGAATGCACAGATCAAAGGAGCTGACAGCTCACATAACA contains:
- the PFDN4 gene encoding prefoldin subunit 4, whose protein sequence is MAATMKKAAAEDVNVTFEDQQKINKFARNTSRITELKEEIEVKKKQLQNLEDACDDIVLLDDADAHLIPYQIGDVFISHSLEETQEMLEEAKRSLQEEIEALESRVESIQRVLSDLKVQLYAKFGNNINLEAEDS